A genomic region of Arachis hypogaea cultivar Tifrunner chromosome 5, arahy.Tifrunner.gnm2.J5K5, whole genome shotgun sequence contains the following coding sequences:
- the LOC112801759 gene encoding chloride channel protein CLC-c isoform X1, whose translation MENKQDGVSNGDGDVLHDIENEGVLLDGKGEIRRNWSEFSERNMSYAEPLLVKRTNTTSQIAIIGANLSPIESLDYEIFENEIFNQDWRSRKKIQIIQYVILKWGFALIIGLGTGLVGLFNNISVENIAGFKLLMTTTLMTQHRYVEAFVAYAGINVVLAAAAAALCAFIAPAAAGSGIPEVKAYLNGVDAHSILAPSTLFVKIFGSVLGVSAGFVVGKEGPMVHTGACIANLLGQGGSRKYGLTWNWLRYFKNDRDRRDMITCGAAAGVAAAFRAPVGGVLFALEEAASWWRSALLWRTFFTTAVVAIVLRAAIQFCATGKCGLFGEGGLIMYDVGSSKVTYSAGDVLAAILLGVIGGVLGSVYNYLVDKVVRTYSIINEKGAVFKIILVVTIALLTSCCFYFLPWIATCKPCPTNESVICPSVDESGEYKSFQCKPGYYNDLASLFLNTNDDAIRNLFSSRITKEFHISSLFIYFGTIFFLGIATYGIAVPSGLFIPVILAGAAYGRLVGRLFEPIVKLDTGLFALLGAASFLGGTMRMTVSICVILLELTNDLLLLPLVMLVLLISKSVADGFNKGVYDQILKIKGLPYMESHAEPYMRTLAARDVVSGPLVTFSGIEKVGNILHALETTGHNGFPVIDEPPFSDAAELCGLVLRSHLLVLLKGKNFTKDRLFMGRSISKRISALDFAKAGSGKGMKLEDLDINEEEKNMYVDLHPITNASPYTVLETMSLAKAAILFRQLGLRHMCVVPKSQGRPPVVGILTRHDFMPEHILGLYPGINPHKED comes from the exons ATGGAGAACAAACAAGATGGTGTAAGCAATGGTGATGGGGATGTACTACATGACATTGAAAATGAAGGTGTATTGTTGGATGGGAAGGGCGAAATTCGGAGGAATTGGTCGGAGTTTTCGGAAAGGAACATGTCATATGCAGAGCCACTGCTTGTTAAAAGGACTAACACAACCTCCCAGATTGCTATAATTGGTGCCAACCTCAGCCCTATTGAAAGCCTTGATTATGA GATTTTTGAGAATGAAATTTTTAATCAGGATTGGAGGTCCAGGAAGAAAATTCAGATAATCCAGTATGTGATACTTAAGTGGGGATTTGCTCTTATTATTGGATTAGGCACTGGACTAGTTGGCCTCTTCAATAATATTTCAGTTGAGAACATTGCTGGTTTCAAGTTGCTTATGACAACCACTCTCATGACTCAACACAG ATATGTTGAGGCTTTTGTAGCATATGCCGGTATCAATGTAGTTTTAGCAGCAGCAGCTGCTGCACTTTGTGCTTTCATTGCTCCAGCAGCAGCAGGCTCTGGTATTCCGGAGGTGAAAGCATATTTGAACGGCGTGGATGCGCATTCTATACTTGCTCCGAGCACTCTTTTTGTAAAG ATTTTTGGTTCCGTCCTTGGAGTTTCTGCTGGATTTGTGGTAGGCAAAGAAGGACCTATGGTACATACAGGTGCATGCATAGCTAATTTATTGGGGCAAGGAGGATCTCGCAAGTACGGTTTAACTTGGAATTGGCTTAGATATTTCAAGAATGACAGGGACCGGCGAGACATGATTACTTGTGGCGCGGCTGCTGGTGTTGCTGCTGCCTTTCGCGCACCAGTAGGTGGGGtcctctttgcccttgaagaggCAGCTTCATG gtgGAGGAGTGCTCTTTTGTGGAGGACATTTTTCACCACAGCAGTAGTTGCTATTGTTTTAAGAGCTGCAATTCAGTTTTGCGCCACCGGGAAATGCGGCTTATTCGGAGAAGGTGGTCTGATAATGTATGATGTTGGTTCTTCCAAGGTAACATACAGCGCCGGCGACGTACTAGCAGCAATACTATTGGGAGTCATTGGAGGAGTTCTTGGAAGTGTATATAACTACCTTGTGGATAAGGTTGTTCGGACATATAGCATCATCAATGA AAAAGGTGCAGTTTTCAAAATCATACTTGTTGTCACAATTGCTCTCTTGACATCATGTTGCTTTTATTTCCTACCATGGATTGCAACCTGCAAACCCTGCCCTACTAATGAATCGGTGATCTGTCCCTCGGTAGACGAGTCCGGAGAATACAAAAGCTTTCAGTGCAAACCAGGCTACTACAATGATCTTGCTTCACTCTTCCTAAACACCAATGATGATGCTATTAGAAATCTCTTCAGCTCTAGGATAACCAAGGAGTTTCATATTTCAAGCTTGTTCATCTACTTTGGCACTATCTTCTTTCTTGGGATAGCCACTTATGGTATTGCTGTTCCATCAGGCCTCTTCATTCCTGTTATCCTAGCCGGGGCTGCATACGGCCGGCTTGTTGGGAGACTATTCGAACCGATCGTTAAGCTGGACACAGGACTATTTGCACTGCTTGGAGCTGCATCCTTCCTTGGTGGCACAATGAGAATGACTGTCTCCATTTGTGTCATATTGCTTGAGCTCACGAATGACCTCTTATTACTTCCTCTTGTGATGCTGGTTTTATTGATATCAAAATCTGTGGCCGATGGCTTCAACAAGGGTGTCTATGACCAAATTCTGAAGATCAAAGGACTTCCTTATATGGAGTCTCATGCAGAACCTTATATGAGGACTTTGGCTGCGCGAGACGTTGTCTCGGGTCCATTAGTAACCTTCTCTGGCATAGAAAAGGTTGGGAATATACTTCATGCTTTGGAAACTACAGGACACAATGGTTTTCCTGTGATTGATGAACCACCTTTCTCAGATGCAGCAGAGTTGTGTGGACTTGTTCTGAGGTCTCATTTGCTAGTGTTGCTTAAGGGGAAGAACTTCACAAAGGATAGACTGTTCATGGGCCGTAGCATCTCGAAACGAATTTCTGCATTGGATTTTGCAAAGGCTGGATCAGGGAAGGGAATGAAACTAGAGGATCTTGATATCAATGAGGAAGAGAAGAACATGTATGTTGATCTTCATCCCATAACTAATGCATCACCGTACACAGTGCTCGAGACAATGTCACTTGCCAAAGCTGCCATTCTCTTCCGCCAACTCGGACTTAGGCACATGTGTGTTGTCCCAAAGAGCCAAGGG AGACCACCAGTTGTTGGGATTCTAACGCGCCACGACTTCATGCCGGAGCATATTTTGGGACTATACCCTGGAATCAATCCTCACAAAGAGGACTGA
- the LOC112801759 gene encoding chloride channel protein CLC-c isoform X2 — protein MTTTLMTQHRYVEAFVAYAGINVVLAAAAAALCAFIAPAAAGSGIPEVKAYLNGVDAHSILAPSTLFVKIFGSVLGVSAGFVVGKEGPMVHTGACIANLLGQGGSRKYGLTWNWLRYFKNDRDRRDMITCGAAAGVAAAFRAPVGGVLFALEEAASWWRSALLWRTFFTTAVVAIVLRAAIQFCATGKCGLFGEGGLIMYDVGSSKVTYSAGDVLAAILLGVIGGVLGSVYNYLVDKVVRTYSIINEKGAVFKIILVVTIALLTSCCFYFLPWIATCKPCPTNESVICPSVDESGEYKSFQCKPGYYNDLASLFLNTNDDAIRNLFSSRITKEFHISSLFIYFGTIFFLGIATYGIAVPSGLFIPVILAGAAYGRLVGRLFEPIVKLDTGLFALLGAASFLGGTMRMTVSICVILLELTNDLLLLPLVMLVLLISKSVADGFNKGVYDQILKIKGLPYMESHAEPYMRTLAARDVVSGPLVTFSGIEKVGNILHALETTGHNGFPVIDEPPFSDAAELCGLVLRSHLLVLLKGKNFTKDRLFMGRSISKRISALDFAKAGSGKGMKLEDLDINEEEKNMYVDLHPITNASPYTVLETMSLAKAAILFRQLGLRHMCVVPKSQGRPPVVGILTRHDFMPEHILGLYPGINPHKED, from the exons ATGACAACCACTCTCATGACTCAACACAG ATATGTTGAGGCTTTTGTAGCATATGCCGGTATCAATGTAGTTTTAGCAGCAGCAGCTGCTGCACTTTGTGCTTTCATTGCTCCAGCAGCAGCAGGCTCTGGTATTCCGGAGGTGAAAGCATATTTGAACGGCGTGGATGCGCATTCTATACTTGCTCCGAGCACTCTTTTTGTAAAG ATTTTTGGTTCCGTCCTTGGAGTTTCTGCTGGATTTGTGGTAGGCAAAGAAGGACCTATGGTACATACAGGTGCATGCATAGCTAATTTATTGGGGCAAGGAGGATCTCGCAAGTACGGTTTAACTTGGAATTGGCTTAGATATTTCAAGAATGACAGGGACCGGCGAGACATGATTACTTGTGGCGCGGCTGCTGGTGTTGCTGCTGCCTTTCGCGCACCAGTAGGTGGGGtcctctttgcccttgaagaggCAGCTTCATG gtgGAGGAGTGCTCTTTTGTGGAGGACATTTTTCACCACAGCAGTAGTTGCTATTGTTTTAAGAGCTGCAATTCAGTTTTGCGCCACCGGGAAATGCGGCTTATTCGGAGAAGGTGGTCTGATAATGTATGATGTTGGTTCTTCCAAGGTAACATACAGCGCCGGCGACGTACTAGCAGCAATACTATTGGGAGTCATTGGAGGAGTTCTTGGAAGTGTATATAACTACCTTGTGGATAAGGTTGTTCGGACATATAGCATCATCAATGA AAAAGGTGCAGTTTTCAAAATCATACTTGTTGTCACAATTGCTCTCTTGACATCATGTTGCTTTTATTTCCTACCATGGATTGCAACCTGCAAACCCTGCCCTACTAATGAATCGGTGATCTGTCCCTCGGTAGACGAGTCCGGAGAATACAAAAGCTTTCAGTGCAAACCAGGCTACTACAATGATCTTGCTTCACTCTTCCTAAACACCAATGATGATGCTATTAGAAATCTCTTCAGCTCTAGGATAACCAAGGAGTTTCATATTTCAAGCTTGTTCATCTACTTTGGCACTATCTTCTTTCTTGGGATAGCCACTTATGGTATTGCTGTTCCATCAGGCCTCTTCATTCCTGTTATCCTAGCCGGGGCTGCATACGGCCGGCTTGTTGGGAGACTATTCGAACCGATCGTTAAGCTGGACACAGGACTATTTGCACTGCTTGGAGCTGCATCCTTCCTTGGTGGCACAATGAGAATGACTGTCTCCATTTGTGTCATATTGCTTGAGCTCACGAATGACCTCTTATTACTTCCTCTTGTGATGCTGGTTTTATTGATATCAAAATCTGTGGCCGATGGCTTCAACAAGGGTGTCTATGACCAAATTCTGAAGATCAAAGGACTTCCTTATATGGAGTCTCATGCAGAACCTTATATGAGGACTTTGGCTGCGCGAGACGTTGTCTCGGGTCCATTAGTAACCTTCTCTGGCATAGAAAAGGTTGGGAATATACTTCATGCTTTGGAAACTACAGGACACAATGGTTTTCCTGTGATTGATGAACCACCTTTCTCAGATGCAGCAGAGTTGTGTGGACTTGTTCTGAGGTCTCATTTGCTAGTGTTGCTTAAGGGGAAGAACTTCACAAAGGATAGACTGTTCATGGGCCGTAGCATCTCGAAACGAATTTCTGCATTGGATTTTGCAAAGGCTGGATCAGGGAAGGGAATGAAACTAGAGGATCTTGATATCAATGAGGAAGAGAAGAACATGTATGTTGATCTTCATCCCATAACTAATGCATCACCGTACACAGTGCTCGAGACAATGTCACTTGCCAAAGCTGCCATTCTCTTCCGCCAACTCGGACTTAGGCACATGTGTGTTGTCCCAAAGAGCCAAGGG AGACCACCAGTTGTTGGGATTCTAACGCGCCACGACTTCATGCCGGAGCATATTTTGGGACTATACCCTGGAATCAATCCTCACAAAGAGGACTGA